The following are encoded together in the Brassica napus cultivar Da-Ae chromosome A9, Da-Ae, whole genome shotgun sequence genome:
- the LOC106347123 gene encoding uncharacterized protein LOC106347123, whose amino-acid sequence MGFKRPFDDEKFHELPFKHSRQQGFSDKSMQFEEFIPRHAVSEKSLATENDEGDLSNPQGGETFDEDSNLGYYGFDVDGCFDRVMRDCDGEAVAHAPHSASYFEVGLVPPRPCSPVETLYSFLLNQPARKQVPVGPYHQALIPEWEGSHENLQASGTSKLSGTCVIPMPALAMPANTDGVVGKGREYCICQDRGFIRCVRQHVKEAREGMIKVLGFETFRDLGFCEMGEVVAPRWSDRDAILFHEVVYSNPVALGRNFWNHLEAAFFSRTKHEIVSYYFNIFVLRRRATQNRSLILDIDSDDDEWHGGSLVTQYVEEDEQEEDPAIESPLHQVTDKYNEKVHPFNQEEGEEDVSVSDNDTREGGAEHVDRFSGCNEERLNVEDDSYTTFELGHDALNSVWTNCTKKDETDVGEYQKKSNDPKASANGKDLQPTVSIMEEIFGHGESK is encoded by the exons GAAGAGTTTATTCCACGACATGCTGTTTCGGAGAAATCTCTTGCCACAG AGAATGATGAGGGAGATCTCTCAAATCCTCAAGGAGGTGAAACCTTTGATGAAGACTCCAATCTTGGGTACTACGGTTTTGACGTGGATGGTTGTTTCGATCGAGTCATGAGAGATTGCGACGGAGAAGCGGTAGCTCATGCTCCTCATTCTGCAAGCTATTTTGAGGTTGGTCTTGTACCTCCAAGACCATGTTCTCCTGTTGAGACTTTGTATTCTTTCCTCTTGAATCAACCTGCTAGAAAGCAAGTGCCCGTTGGACCATATCATCAAGCCTTAATTCCTGAGTGGGAAGGTAGCCATGAGAACCTACAAGCTTCAGGCACGTCGAAGCTATCTGGTACATGTGTCATTCCCATGCCAGCTTTGGCTATGCCTGCAAATACGGATGGCGTCGTAGGAAAAGGTAGAGAGTACTGTATCTGCCAAGACAGGGGTTTTATAAGGTGTGTGCGCCAGCATGTCAAAGAAGCTAGAGAAGGAATGATCAAGGTGCTTGGATTTGAGACATTCAGAGACCTGGGCTTCTGTGAAATGGGAGAAGTGGTTGCACCGAGATGGAGCGACAGAGATGCAATACTCTTTCACGAGGTTGTTTATTCAAATCCCGTGGCATTAGGTCGCAACTTTTGGAACCACCTGGAAGCTGCATTCTTTTCTCGAACCAAGCACGAGATTGTTAGCTACTACTTCAACATTTTTGTCCTTAGACGAAGGGCCACCCAAAACAGGTCTTTGATATTGGACATTgatagtgatgatgatgaatggcATGGAGGTTCTTTGGTGACTCAATATGTCGAGGAagatgaacaagaagaagaccCTGCTATTGAATCTCCTCTTCATCAAGTGACTGACAAATATAATGAGAAAGTGCATCCATTCAATCAggaagaaggtgaagaagatGTCAGTGTTAGTGATAATGATACCAGAGAAGGTGGTGCTGAACACGTGGATAGATTTTCTGGGTGCAACGAGGAGAGATTGAACGTGGAAGATGACTCATATACGACCTTTGAACTTGGACATGATGCATTGAACTCTGTCTGGACGAACTGTACAAAGAAAGACGAGACAGATGTTGGAGAGTATCAGAAGAAGTCGAATGATCCGAAAGCGTCAGCAAATGGCAAAGATCTTCAACCAACAGTGAGCATTATGGAGGAGATATTTGGCCATGGAGAAAGCAAGTAA